A genome region from Micromonospora peucetia includes the following:
- a CDS encoding endonuclease/exonuclease/phosphatase family protein: MRYRHLTTVTLALGVVLLADVLRVFLPAVITIFGQAASTPAELLGAFAFGWFLLALAAPALVRRVGARPVTLVAAVLLVVARLAVNGQPGGRLQLWLATAGLLAGLVWLAGVAAGTDRPVPGLALGLALSAFVHTVLDTYRSAFFGAWPAWLAAVVVGGLFLAGQARPTPPAGTGGVRSWLLAGPALLLAGMVALSPAVARTATSYQFGLLRSDSADEVGVATVPLFGAVPLAVAVGGFLLAALASPRRGAWRWLGPTALVGGAVLVALERGDLLLPAVLLSAVGLGACLASAGAVDGPAGNGADEARAPAVNGDAHAEQGPARAAERGPARAAERDLARAAGRRGYAAVAGMLVFAVAAVAYYSAYDLGHPNAGVPVVVAVLVAAVALAARPAPGPVRPSVPPVWTAASAAVLTLLAAIASDELLSASNRDGPPDTVRVAAYNVRMGFGMDGRFDPDALARAVAGADVVALSEVDRGWLLNGGHDTLDLLAERLDMPYVFAPAADPLWGDAVLSRWPLDAARTRPLPAVGAPTGAQALGITVDLGGDVRLAVVATHLQPPPGEDPVVQAGAVADFAVRYAAGRPLVVAGDLNTEPGDPAFAEFTRAGLVDALAAARPLPTSPADEPRQQIDHIFVTPDLATADPAAPPGTASDHLPVVVTLTLPPA, translated from the coding sequence ATGCGCTACCGCCACCTCACCACCGTCACCCTCGCCCTGGGCGTCGTGCTCCTGGCCGACGTGCTGCGTGTCTTCCTGCCGGCCGTCATCACCATCTTCGGGCAGGCCGCCTCGACCCCCGCCGAACTGCTGGGGGCCTTCGCGTTCGGCTGGTTCCTGCTCGCCCTGGCCGCGCCCGCGCTGGTCCGCCGGGTCGGCGCCCGCCCCGTCACGCTCGTCGCCGCGGTGCTGCTGGTCGTCGCGCGTCTCGCCGTCAACGGCCAGCCGGGCGGGCGGCTCCAGCTCTGGCTGGCGACGGCCGGGCTGCTCGCCGGGCTGGTCTGGCTCGCCGGTGTCGCCGCCGGCACCGATCGCCCCGTACCCGGGCTGGCGCTCGGGCTGGCGCTCAGCGCCTTCGTACACACGGTGCTGGACACGTACCGCTCGGCGTTCTTCGGAGCCTGGCCGGCGTGGCTCGCGGCCGTCGTGGTCGGTGGTCTCTTCCTGGCGGGGCAGGCGCGGCCCACGCCGCCGGCCGGGACAGGCGGCGTACGGAGTTGGCTGCTGGCCGGGCCGGCGCTGCTGCTCGCCGGCATGGTGGCGCTCTCCCCGGCGGTCGCCCGGACGGCGACGTCGTACCAGTTCGGTCTGCTGCGGTCGGATTCCGCCGACGAGGTGGGGGTGGCCACGGTGCCGCTGTTCGGCGCCGTCCCGCTCGCCGTGGCGGTCGGTGGCTTCCTGCTCGCCGCGCTGGCGTCGCCCCGCCGGGGGGCCTGGCGCTGGCTCGGGCCGACGGCCCTGGTCGGCGGGGCCGTTCTCGTCGCTCTCGAACGCGGGGACCTGCTGCTGCCGGCAGTCCTGCTCAGCGCCGTCGGTCTCGGCGCGTGCCTGGCATCGGCCGGCGCGGTCGACGGACCGGCTGGGAACGGCGCCGACGAGGCTCGTGCTCCGGCCGTAAACGGCGACGCGCACGCCGAGCAAGGACCGGCACGGGCGGCTGAGCGGGGCCCGGCGCGGGCGGCCGAGCGGGATCTGGCACGGGCGGCCGGGCGACGCGGGTACGCCGCGGTCGCCGGGATGCTCGTCTTCGCCGTCGCGGCGGTCGCCTACTACTCCGCCTACGACCTCGGTCACCCCAACGCCGGGGTGCCGGTGGTGGTGGCGGTGCTGGTAGCCGCCGTCGCGCTGGCCGCCCGGCCCGCCCCGGGGCCGGTCCGGCCGTCGGTGCCGCCGGTGTGGACCGCCGCCTCGGCCGCCGTACTGACGCTGTTGGCCGCGATCGCGAGCGACGAACTGCTGTCCGCCAGCAACCGGGACGGGCCGCCGGACACGGTGCGGGTGGCGGCGTACAACGTCCGGATGGGGTTCGGGATGGACGGCCGCTTCGACCCGGACGCGCTGGCGCGGGCCGTGGCCGGGGCCGACGTCGTGGCGCTCAGCGAGGTGGACCGGGGCTGGCTGCTCAACGGCGGCCACGACACGCTCGACCTGCTGGCGGAACGGCTGGACATGCCGTACGTCTTCGCGCCGGCCGCCGACCCGCTGTGGGGGGACGCGGTGCTGAGCCGGTGGCCCCTGGACGCGGCGCGGACCCGGCCGTTGCCGGCGGTCGGCGCGCCGACCGGGGCGCAGGCCCTCGGGATCACGGTCGACCTCGGCGGGGACGTCCGCCTCGCGGTGGTCGCCACCCATCTGCAACCGCCACCCGGCGAGGACCCGGTGGTCCAGGCCGGCGCGGTCGCCGACTTCGCCGTCCGGTACGCGGCCGGCCGGCCGCTGGTGGTGGCCGGCGACCTGAACACCGAACCGGGCGACCCGGCGTTCGCCGAGTTCACCCGGGCCGGCCTGGTCGACGCGCTGGCTGCCGCGCGTCCCCTGCCGACCAGCCCGGCGGACGAACCGCGCCAGCAGATCGACCACATCTTCGTCACGCCCGACCTGGCCACGGCAGACCCCGCCGCCCCACCCGGGACGGCCAGCGACCACCTGCCGGTCGTGGTGACCCTGACGCTGCCGCCAGCCTGA
- the leuD gene encoding 3-isopropylmalate dehydratase small subunit → MERFTTHTGTAVPLRRSNVDTDQIIPAVYLKRVTRTGFADGLFSAWREDPEFVLNDQTHSGASILVAGPEFGTGSSREHAVWALRDWGFRAVISPRFGDIFRGNALKEGLLPVELELKAVEEIWDLVEADPTTPVTVDLTAREVRVGEAAWSFPMDDFSRWRLLEGLDDIGLTLRHEAEISAFEATRPPFLPSVA, encoded by the coding sequence ATGGAAAGGTTCACCACCCACACGGGTACCGCCGTGCCGCTGCGGCGGTCCAACGTGGACACTGATCAGATCATCCCCGCCGTGTACCTCAAGCGGGTGACCCGGACCGGTTTCGCGGACGGCTTGTTCAGCGCCTGGCGCGAGGACCCGGAATTCGTGCTGAATGATCAAACCCATTCGGGTGCGTCGATTCTTGTGGCCGGTCCGGAGTTCGGCACCGGCTCCTCCCGGGAGCACGCCGTCTGGGCGCTGCGGGACTGGGGATTCCGTGCCGTGATCTCACCCCGCTTCGGCGACATCTTCCGGGGCAACGCGCTCAAGGAGGGTCTGCTCCCGGTCGAGCTGGAATTGAAAGCGGTCGAGGAGATCTGGGATCTGGTGGAGGCCGATCCGACCACCCCGGTCACCGTCGACCTGACCGCCCGCGAGGTGCGTGTCGGCGAGGCCGCCTGGTCGTTCCCGATGGACGACTTCAGCCGCTGGCGGCTGCTGGAGGGCTTGGACGACATTGGACTCACCCTTCGCCACGAGGCGGAGATCAGTGCCTTCGAGGCCACCCGGCCGCCGTTCCTGCCCTCGGTCGCATAG
- a CDS encoding HU family DNA-binding protein — MNKAELIEALAVRLGDRKTATAALDAVLAEVQATVTKGEKVAITGFGAFEKRVRGARTARNPRTGEAVKVKKTSVPTFRPGAGFKEMVASGKVPKAAAAAKKTTAAAKTTGAAKTTAAAKTTTAKATGAKAAGAKATGAKATGAKAAGAKATGTKATTAAKKASAAKATKTTATTKVAPAKKSTAATKATAAKKTTAAAKKAPAAKKATAAKKTAAKKAPAKKSAAKKAATKR; from the coding sequence GTGAACAAGGCCGAGCTCATCGAGGCGCTCGCCGTTCGCCTGGGGGACCGGAAGACGGCGACGGCCGCGCTGGACGCGGTCCTCGCTGAGGTCCAGGCGACGGTCACCAAGGGCGAGAAGGTGGCGATCACCGGATTCGGAGCGTTCGAAAAGCGCGTCCGGGGCGCCCGAACAGCGCGCAACCCGCGGACCGGCGAGGCGGTGAAGGTCAAGAAGACATCGGTTCCGACCTTCCGTCCCGGCGCCGGATTCAAGGAGATGGTGGCCAGCGGCAAGGTGCCGAAGGCCGCAGCGGCGGCGAAGAAGACCACAGCCGCCGCCAAGACGACGGGCGCAGCCAAGACCACAGCGGCTGCCAAGACGACGACTGCCAAGGCGACCGGTGCGAAGGCCGCCGGGGCCAAGGCGACCGGGGCGAAGGCGACCGGTGCCAAGGCGGCGGGTGCGAAGGCGACCGGCACCAAGGCGACCACGGCGGCGAAGAAGGCCTCCGCGGCGAAGGCGACCAAGACCACCGCGACCACCAAGGTCGCGCCGGCGAAGAAGAGCACTGCGGCGACGAAGGCCACCGCGGCGAAGAAGACCACCGCGGCGGCGAAGAAGGCCCCGGCGGCCAAGAAGGCCACCGCGGCGAAGAAGACCGCGGCCAAGAAGGCCCCGGCCAAGAAGTCCGCAGCCAAGAAGGCCGCCACCAAGCGCTGA
- the leuC gene encoding 3-isopropylmalate dehydratase large subunit, with translation MVGVTTTEPRTLAEKVWDAHVVRSAAGEPDLLFIDLHLLHEVTSPQAFDGLRLAGRGVRRTDLTLATEDHNTPTGYADPSFRQRRGDLLTIADPTSRTQIETLRRNCAEFGVRLHPLGDENQGIVHVIGPQLGITQPGMTIVCGDSHTATHGAFGALAFGIGTSEVEHVLATQTLPQSRPKTMAVNVTGQLGPGVTAKDLVLALIAQVGTGGGRGHIVEYRGEAIRSLSMEGRMTIANMSIEWGAKAGMIAPDETTFAYLKGRPNAPKGADWDAAVAWWRTLPTDEDATFDAEVTLDAGAVTPFVTWGTNPGQGAPLGALVPAPEEFVTEAERTAARRALEYMDLRPGTPLRDLAVDVVFVGSCTNGRLEDLRAAADVLRGQRVADGVRMLVVPGSAAVREAAETEGLDKVFTDAGAEWRFAGCSMCLGMNPDTLSPGQRSASTSNRNFEGRQGRGGRTHLVSPPVAAATAVAGRLAAPADL, from the coding sequence ATGGTGGGAGTCACTACTACCGAGCCGAGGACCCTGGCCGAGAAGGTCTGGGACGCGCACGTCGTGCGGTCCGCCGCGGGCGAGCCCGATCTGCTCTTCATCGACCTGCACCTGCTGCACGAGGTGACCAGCCCGCAGGCCTTCGACGGACTGCGCCTCGCCGGGCGCGGGGTGCGCCGCACCGACCTCACGCTCGCGACGGAGGATCACAATACCCCGACGGGGTACGCCGACCCGTCGTTCCGCCAGCGCCGCGGCGACCTGCTCACCATCGCCGACCCCACCTCGCGTACGCAGATCGAGACGCTGCGCCGCAACTGCGCCGAGTTCGGGGTCCGGCTGCACCCGCTGGGCGACGAGAACCAGGGCATCGTGCACGTCATCGGCCCGCAGCTGGGCATCACCCAGCCGGGCATGACCATCGTCTGCGGCGACTCGCACACCGCCACCCATGGCGCGTTCGGCGCGCTCGCGTTCGGCATCGGCACGAGTGAGGTCGAGCACGTGCTGGCCACCCAGACGCTGCCGCAGAGCCGGCCGAAGACGATGGCGGTGAACGTGACGGGGCAGCTCGGCCCCGGGGTCACCGCCAAGGACCTGGTGCTCGCCCTGATCGCCCAGGTCGGCACGGGTGGCGGACGCGGGCACATCGTCGAGTATCGCGGCGAGGCGATCCGGTCGCTGTCCATGGAGGGGCGGATGACCATCGCCAACATGTCCATCGAGTGGGGTGCCAAGGCCGGCATGATCGCGCCGGACGAGACCACCTTCGCGTACCTGAAGGGGCGACCGAACGCCCCGAAGGGCGCCGACTGGGACGCGGCGGTCGCCTGGTGGCGGACCCTGCCCACGGACGAGGACGCCACCTTCGACGCCGAGGTGACCCTGGACGCCGGCGCGGTGACCCCGTTCGTCACCTGGGGCACGAACCCGGGCCAGGGCGCGCCGCTGGGCGCACTGGTGCCCGCCCCGGAGGAGTTCGTCACCGAGGCCGAGCGGACCGCCGCCCGCCGCGCGCTGGAGTACATGGACCTGCGCCCCGGCACCCCGCTGCGGGACCTCGCGGTCGACGTGGTCTTCGTCGGATCCTGCACCAACGGCCGGTTGGAGGACCTCCGGGCCGCCGCCGACGTGCTGCGCGGGCAGCGGGTCGCCGACGGGGTGCGGATGCTGGTCGTGCCCGGCTCCGCCGCCGTCCGCGAGGCGGCCGAGACGGAGGGGCTGGACAAGGTCTTCACGGACGCCGGTGCCGAGTGGCGCTTCGCCGGCTGCTCGATGTGCCTGGGGATGAACCCGGACACGCTCTCTCCGGGCCAGCGCTCCGCGTCCACCTCCAACCGTAACTTCGAGGGCCGCCAGGGCCGGGGCGGACGTACCCACCTGGTCTCCCCGCCGGTCGCCGCCGCCACCGCCGTAGCGGGCCGGCTGGCCGCTCCCGCCGACCTGTAG